One Desmodus rotundus isolate HL8 chromosome 4, HLdesRot8A.1, whole genome shotgun sequence DNA segment encodes these proteins:
- the PCBD1 gene encoding pterin-4-alpha-carbinolamine dehydratase isoform X2 yields MTRVALQAEKLDHHPEWFNVYNKVHITLSTHECAGLSERDINLASFIEQVAVSMT; encoded by the exons ATGACAAGAGTAGCCCTGCAGGCCGAGAAACTGGACCACCACCCCGAGTGGTTTAACGTGTACAACAAG GTCCACATCACCCTGAGCACCCATGAGTGTGCGGGCCTGTCAGAACGGGACATCAACCTGGCCAGCTTCATCGAACAAGTAGCGGTGTCCATGACCTAG
- the PCBD1 gene encoding pterin-4-alpha-carbinolamine dehydratase isoform X1, translating into MAGKAHRLSAEERDQLLPNLRAVGWNELEGRDAIFKQFHFKDFNRAFGFMTRVALQAEKLDHHPEWFNVYNKVHITLSTHECAGLSERDINLASFIEQVAVSMT; encoded by the exons ATG GCTGGCAAAGCGCACAGGCTGAGCGCCGAGGAGAGGGACCAGCTGCTGCCAAACCTGCGGGCTGTGGGCTGGAACGAGCTGGAAGGCCGAGACGCCATCTTCAAGCAGTTCCACTTTAAAGACTTCAACAGG GCTTTTGGCTTCATGACAAGAGTAGCCCTGCAGGCCGAGAAACTGGACCACCACCCCGAGTGGTTTAACGTGTACAACAAG GTCCACATCACCCTGAGCACCCATGAGTGTGCGGGCCTGTCAGAACGGGACATCAACCTGGCCAGCTTCATCGAACAAGTAGCGGTGTCCATGACCTAG